Within the bacterium genome, the region GGGATGCCGGCAGTCATTGTCTACAGCGCTTGGGCTTGAGGTGCAGAGCATCAGGCGATGCACACGATCTCTCACGAGTGGGTCGATCGACCCTCGGCCACACACTGTCGCAGCATTCAAAACCGGAACACATCGTTTAAAAAGAATCACGCAAAGGCGGAGAGCCGCACAGCATGACTGCCGTGCATTGCACCTCGTCCCCGCCTTTGCGTGCCTTGTTGTCGTAGTGTGACTCCGGCGCGCCGGCGTTACACCTGCGCCTTGGTGAACAAGTCAACCAGGCCCTTGTAGTTGTTGGCCACCATGTTGACCGCCTGCTCCCGGCTGTGCTTGTTGTTCTTCAGACCTTCCAGCGCATCCCAGAACACGGTGCGGCCGACGGCAAAGCCGATCACGCCCTCGACTTTGGCGCCTTCCCGCAGCCAGTGATTGACCTTCTCCGCGTTTTCGCCGCGGCCGAGCACGATCATGCCGACTTGATTGCGGCCGTTGCTGCGTGCTTGCGCGACAATGGCCTTGTAGTCTTCCGCGTGCTCCAGCCCTTCGAGCTTCCACACGTCCGGCTCGATGCCGGCGGCCTGCAATTCCGCAATCGCCTTTTCCATCAAGCCGGGGCGGACGGTGGTGTCGAATTTCTTCTTGTCGCCGCCGAGCTTCGCCAGTTGCGCCTCAGTGGCCGGCACCAGCAGCTCGAACATGAACTTTTTGTTGTGAGCGTGGCAATAGTCGCTCAGCTTGGCGAGGCGCGCCGCCTGACGCTGGTTCAGCGTGGCGTCATCTTCGACATTATAGCGCACCAATACTTTAACGAAGCTGGGATTGAATTTTTCGATGTGGGCGCCGAACTGATCGCCGTATTCGAAATCGAATTCATCCTGCCCGCTCTTCTCGGCCGGCATCGCGACCATGATGCCGTTCTTCGCTGCATCCAGTGCGCAGTCGGTGCCGAATTGCTCATCCACCAGGATGGCGGCTTTGGCTTTCGGCACGCCCATCGCCAGCGCCTTCAGGAAGCCTTCATAGACCACGTATTTGTACGAGGCAATCATTTTGGTCTCTTCCGCGGTCGGCTGGCGGCCCTTGATGCCGAACATCTTGGCCTGAAACGAGCCGCGGTGATCAAACGGCATCACAAACAAGGTGTCGGGATAGCCCAAATTCGACATCGCCATGGAAATCTCCTTACAGTTGGTTCTTCAGATGTTTGCTGGCGAGCGGCGGTACGCCACCAGTCGCTGTGCGACATTCCTCAACAAAAATCAATGTCGGGGGAGTGCATAAAATTGAAGGCGAGCACAATTGCTTGCAATCGGCTTTCTTCATCATTTTTGCGCGAACCAAAATAGTCAGTTTTGCCGACTCTTGCAAGGCTGTTTTCTGCACGGTACCAAGCATGCGAAAAACCGCTTGCTGTTTTGCTTCCGCAGCCCTAGTTTGGCGTGAATCGCAGAGTCTTCCACACCGTCCGGAAGGACACGCATCAAACAGGACTTTGCGTTCGGCTGCGATTCTACTTTACGGAGAATGGTGGACAGCAACCTCGATTCGAAGAAGTGACTTCTCAATGTGTCGTTCAGAAGAATCCGGTGAAATACCCGGCCCGGTGCCCACCTCTTCACAGGATCCCGCTGGAGGACAGGGCGGTGGACGGACTTTTCAAGCCAACAGAATACGAGCAAACGCGATCACCCAACGGAGCCTCCTCGCATGAAGCATCTGATGCGCGCGATTTTTCTGAGTGCGAGCTTGCACACCGCCTGCTGGGCGCAAGCCGCGCTGGTTTTTCAAAGTGACTTTGGCGTGCGCGATGGCGCCGTGGCCAGCATGAAGGGTGTGGCCTACGGCGTACAGCCGCATCTCAACATGTTCGACCTCACCCACCACATTCCCGCCTTCAGCATCTGGGAAGCAGCGCTGCGCCTGAAGGAAACCGCGCCCTACTGGCCGGCAGGAACGGTTTTCGTTTCGGTGGTGGATCCCGGGGTGGGCACGGAACGCAAGTCGGTTGTGCTCAAAACCAAAACCGGCCACTTCTTCGTCACGCCCGACAACGGCACGCTCACTTTTGTCGCGGAAAACATGGGCATCGCTGCGCTGCGCGAGATCGATGAAAATCGCAACCGCCTGCCCGCCTCGCGCGAGTCCTATACCTTTCACGGCCGTGACGTGTACGCCTTCACCGCGGCGCGGCTGGCGGCCGGCGTCATTACATTTGAAGAAGTCGGACCCGCGCTCGCGCCGCGCGTCGTCGTTATTCCCCATCAAAAAGCTGCCTCCGAACCAGGCGCGCTGCTGGGCACCATTCCGATTCTTGACGTGCAATTCGGCAACGTCTGGACCAACATCGACCAGGCGACGTTCGCAAAGCTGGGGCTGCAATTCGGCGAGCGCTGCCGCGTGGCCATCACCAACCAGAACACGCCGGTCTACGAGGGGGAGATGCCCTACGCCCGCACCTTCGGCGAAGTGCCGGTCGGCACACCGCTGCTTTATCTCAACAGCGAATTGCATGTCGCGCTGGCAATCAATCAGGGCAGTTTTGCCGCGGTGTACCAGATCGGCTCCGGTCCGGATTGGCGCATCCGCATTCAGAAAGTGATGCAAGCAGAATGATGAATACGCCGCCGGCAGCCGATCCGCAAAAGGGCAGGCTGCGCTCGCTGTGGGAAG harbors:
- a CDS encoding DUF2090 domain-containing protein; this translates as MAMSNLGYPDTLFVMPFDHRGSFQAKMFGIKGRQPTAEETKMIASYKYVVYEGFLKALAMGVPKAKAAILVDEQFGTDCALDAAKNGIMVAMPAEKSGQDEFDFEYGDQFGAHIEKFNPSFVKVLVRYNVEDDATLNQRQAARLAKLSDYCHAHNKKFMFELLVPATEAQLAKLGGDKKKFDTTVRPGLMEKAIAELQAAGIEPDVWKLEGLEHAEDYKAIVAQARSNGRNQVGMIVLGRGENAEKVNHWLREGAKVEGVIGFAVGRTVFWDALEGLKNNKHSREQAVNMVANNYKGLVDLFTKAQV
- a CDS encoding S-adenosyl-l-methionine hydroxide adenosyltransferase family protein gives rise to the protein MKHLMRAIFLSASLHTACWAQAALVFQSDFGVRDGAVASMKGVAYGVQPHLNMFDLTHHIPAFSIWEAALRLKETAPYWPAGTVFVSVVDPGVGTERKSVVLKTKTGHFFVTPDNGTLTFVAENMGIAALREIDENRNRLPASRESYTFHGRDVYAFTAARLAAGVITFEEVGPALAPRVVVIPHQKAASEPGALLGTIPILDVQFGNVWTNIDQATFAKLGLQFGERCRVAITNQNTPVYEGEMPYARTFGEVPVGTPLLYLNSELHVALAINQGSFAAVYQIGSGPDWRIRIQKVMQAE